A segment of the Candidatus Microthrix subdominans genome:
CGACACCGGCGGCATGCACCTGACGGCTGCGGAGGCCGGTGCGATGTGCCGAGACGCGGGTGTGTCCTTCCTGGCCGCCACCCACATCGTGCCCGGACAGGATCGAGATGCCATCCTGGGGGCGGCCACCTCCGCCTTCGGCGGGAAAGTGCACCTGGCCACCCCCCATCTTCGATTTGAACTGTGAGCGTGATCCCCACATGAGCCCCACCCCCCGAGCCGACGGCCGTGCCCCCGACGAGTTGCGCCCCGTCACCTTCGAGCGCGACGCCACCGAGTTTGCGTTGGGTTCGGTGATGGCCTCGTCGGGCCGTACCAAAGTGCTGTGCACGGTCAGCCTCGATGAGGACGTTCCCCGCTGGATGCGGGGCCGCGGGTCCGGGTGGGTGACCGCCGAGTACTCGATGCTGCCCGGTTCGTCGCCCGAACGGATCCGTCGCGAGACCAAAGGCCCGAAGGGTCGCACCCAGGAGATCCAGCGCCTGATCGGTCGCTCGCTGCGCGCCGTGGTCGACCACGAGGCCCTGGGCGAACGCCAGCTGCTGGTGGACTGTGACGTGCTCCAGGCCGACGGTGGCACCCGCACCACCTCGATCACCGGAGCCTGGCTGGCGCTGTGGGACGCCTGCGAGCGCCTGGTGGCGGCCGGCCTGGTTCCCGCCAACCCGATCCTTCAGCCGCTGGCGGCGCTGTCGGTGGGGCTCGTCGACGGCGAGGCCCGGCTCGACCTGCCCTATGAGGAGGACTCCAGGGCCGAGGTGGACATGAACGTTGTCGTCGCCGGCGACGGCCGCTTTGTCGAGGTGCAGGGCACGGCCGAGGGCCAACCGTTCAGCCGCAATCAGCTGGACGAGCTGATGGTGTTGGCCGAGGGCGGCGCCGCCACGCTGTTCGACCTGCAGCGCAGCTACACCGCCACCCCGCCCGAGCCGCGCACGATCGGTCGGTCGGACTGAAGAGCAGCGGGTCCGTCGTGATCGCCGAGCGTTCCAGGACGATCGTCCTGGCCACCGACAACCCACACAAGGTGACCGAGCTGAGCAGCCTGCTGGCCGCATTGTCGGTGCCGGTCGAGGTTCTGCCGCGGCCCGAGTGGCTCGACGATGTCGACGAGACCGGAACCACGTTTGTCGCCAACGCCGATCTGAAAGCGATCGCCGTGGCCAATGCCGTGGGTGAGTGGGCGCTCGCCGACGATTCGGGCCTCGAGGTCGACGCCCTGAACGGGGCGCCGGGGGTGCGATCGGCCCGGTTCGCCGCCGACATGGCCACTACCGAGCGGGGCGGGACGCCGTCATCGGGCAATTCGACCGACGAGGCCAACCGGCGGGCGCTGAGCGACCGCCTCACGGAGGCCGGCGTCGGCTTCCGGCGCTCCGCTCGATTCCGATGTGCCCTGGCGCTGGCCGACCCGAGCGGCAGGGTGGCGCTCCGGGCCGAAGGTGCGGTCGAGGGGGAGATCATCACCGAGCAGCGGGGCGATGGCGGGTTTGGGTACGACCCGATGTTCGTGCCCGACGACGGCGACGGATCGACCTTCGCCGAGATGGATTCCGATGCAAAAGCGGCGATCTCCCACCGGGGCCGCGCCCTGGCGGAGCTGATCAGGATCATTGAGGCCTCGGGGTGGCCCGAGGACACCTGAGCGGAAATACCGCACGCACGCGTCCGCAATCGGCAATGCTGGTTGCTGCGGTCGCCGCCCACGGGACGCCGCTCAGCGAACGACGAGCACGAAGGAGTGCCGTGGCCAACGATCAGGTGCTCGTACTCAACGTCTCCTACGAGCCGGTCATCTTGATCCATTGGCACCGAGCGATCTGTTTGGTCATGGCCGAAAAGGTCACTGTCGAGGCGGTCGAGGAAGGCCGTGCGCTTCGCTCGGCCACCGCCGAGTTTCCCTATCCGGCTGTGGTCAGGCTGCGCCGGTACGTGCCGGCGACCCGGGCGAGTTCCCTGGGCTGCTCGAGACGGTCGGTGCTGCGGCGCGATGGGTTTCTGTGTGCCTATCGAGCGTCGAGTCCCGTGTGCGCCACCCGCGCCGCTTCGGTCGATCACGTCGTCCCTCGGTCTCGGGGTGGTGGCGACGAGCCGACCAACCTGGTGGCGGCCTGCGTGCCCTGCAACCAGCTGAAAGCCAACAGCACGCTGCGGGAGCTGGGCTGGTCACTGCACCGGGTTGACCCGGCCCATGCGACGCCCCTGTTCGACCTGGATGACGTGCCGGTGGCCTGGCGCCCCTTCCTCCCGGTCGCCGCCTGAACCAACGGTCAGCGGCGCACCCGGCGGGCACGTAGCGTAGGCAGCGGTTTTCCTCCGCATCACGGCGGGGTCGACCAACTCGAAGGAGGGGGCAGTTGGGAACGATCGGCGGTCTCGTCGTGCCCTTGGTGGTCGCCGCTGCGATCGGCTTCGTCGTCGGCTGGTTCTTCGCCAGGGCCGGGCGGGGGCCGGACGGGGTCGCGCAAGGGCGCTCCGACGCGGATGGGGCCGAGCCCGGCTCGGACGATGTCGATGAGCGCGTCGCTCGTCTGGAGGCCGACTACGCCCGGCGGGTCGAGGTGTTCTCCAAGCGGGAGGCCGAGCTGATCACCGCCGGTCGCAAGGTGGTCGAGCAGCTCCGACAGCGGGAAGGCGAGCTGGCCGAGTTGCGCGATGAAGGGGCGTCGGACGGCCAGCCCCCCACCCCGGTGCCCTCCGCCCCCGGGCGACAGGAGCCCGAGCCCTCGACAGCCGAACCAACGCGCCGCAACGAACGGCCCGTCGGCCCGTCCACCGAACCGGCCGAACCGGCCGAACCCAGGACGCCGCCCACTTCGTCTCCGCCGGCCACCGCAGAGACCCCAGCCGCCTCCGGATCGACTGGCGCCGCCCCCGCCGTCTCCGGATTGGCCCGTGCCGCTCCGGCACCCGCCAAGAGAGGTCGGCGAGCGGTCATCGACCCGGCGACCGGTCAGCCGATCAACCCCGAGTCGAAACCCAAGCCGTCGTCAGGCGACGACCCCGTCGGCAGCGCCCACTCCAACGGGGGGCAATCCCGCCCACCGGGTCCGGAGGCCGACGTGCCCGACGCCGGCTCCTCGGCCGAGCTGTCGGTGCGCCTCATCGCCCCTGGCCTGACCCGAGAGGAGCCTGAGGTGATCGACCTGCGCGATCAGCGCCGGGTACCCCCGGCAGCCGACATCGTGCCTCCCGCCTCCCGGCAGGGCGAGGAGTTGATCGACATCGTCGGCATCGGGCCAAAGATCGCCGACCAGCTCCGCCAGGCCGGGGTGGTCACCCTCGCCGACCTGGCCGGCCTCGACCTCGACGGCCCGCTGCCGACTTCGATCGAGGGCCTGCGCGGTCGGCTTCGACAGGGCGACTGGGTGGGCCAGGCCCGCCGCCTCACCGACTAGTTCGCCAAGCCCAGCTGTTGCGGCGAGGTTGCTGGTGCGGACGGTGGGACTCGAACCCACACAACCTTTCGGATACCAGGACCTAAACCTGGCCCGACCCCCCGAAACCGAAAAGCGCGACGATTTCGCGACGATTCTCCGGTCAGCTAACTGTCCGACCGGGCACCGTTCAACACCTTCTGAACGGTCGATGTGAGCACCACTCTGCACGGTGTCAACGCACCCAAAAGCTCCGGCAAATTGGCAACGCCGAGCGGTGCGAAGACCGGCAGGACACCGACGAGGATGCCGCTAGCACCGACGACAGCTTGGACCACGGTACGGGCATCAAGCTCGTTCGGGCCCTTTCCGATGATGGTTGCGGCTGAAGGTTCCGTCCTGGAGCTCCATAGATAGTTCACGCATTCTGGGTCGAGATATTGCGCCGGTGCCGCCACCGGCGGTTCCCTAGGGTTGAACGGATGGAAGATTTGAAGCAGGCAGCAGCAGACATCGACGAGGTGTGCGGGCAGGTGGAGCTTCGACACGACATCCCATCGGCGCTCTTCCGGAAGTGGGGTCGATGGGATGAACTGTCTGCTAGCCAACGGACGATGGTGGCCGTCCTTGATCACGCGCCGGCGGGCAGTTTCGACAAACCGGAGATGCTGCCGAGGGAGCTTCGGGCATCTGTTACGGACTTCGATGCGGACGAATGGTCAGACGTTGTGACCGTCGCAACCTTGGTCAGTAACCCGATGGCGAAGTCTTGGATAGAAGACACGCTCTGGCTCACCGAGCACATCCACGGCAGCAAGCCTCACGGTCCCGCGTCACTTGACGCGCACTTCGAAGTGCTCAGTGATTCTGACGCTCACGTCATGGAGCGCATCCGAGGCGCTGAACGGGTAGCGGAACTGGTTCGCAGAATGGGTCAGCGGAACGGTGAAGCGGCTCAGCAGACCGAGCAGCTAATGCGGGACATCATGGAAGGGATCACTCATGGCGGGTTGGGAGGTCCCGACGACTCTCTTTGTGCTGCAACCCGGATTTGGGCCGATGTTGTTGTCCCATCCCCGGAAGCAGTTCGGCTACTGGATGAGGTAGAGAACAGGTTCGCCGGGCCACACGATCTGGAAGTGCTTGCTGATGTCCGGAACAAATTCTGCCCCGATGCGTGGGACAACTACGACAAGGCAATCCAAGCATTCATGGACGAGTCCGAGTCAAGTATTGGAATGAGAAGTTACGCCGCAGCCAAAAACGCATTGGGCATCGCTACCCGTGTTGGACACCCGCGACAAGCTGCGATCAAGGCTGCGATCCAACACATCGACGTTTGGGAGGGCACCGTGCCGACACGGATCGGAGGAACGGTTCCCGCCGAAGCGGTACACCAATGGATCGCCGAAACTGTCGGGTCGGACGACCTGCAATCATCGCTCAGACGGCTCGTGACCAACGGACGGTCCGCCGTCAATGGGGACGGGGAACCAGACACCGAACGCCAGAGCTTCCTTGACTACTTGCCCGTTCGAACTTTCGGGCTATACAACAGCACCCTCCGCAACACGGATGCTCAGGACTGCGGTGACCCCAACGCAGAACCGCCGAGACACTCCAGCAATGCAGTGTCTCGCAATATCAACGCGTCTCTAACCGCCAACTTCCTTGCGCCCTCCCTTAAACAAATCTTCACCCACTACGACCCCGACACGGACGAACTTCGACGGCTGCTAGACCCTCACCCACACATCGACGAAACGAACATCGAAGCATTGATCGACGGACTTGTGCTCTACACGGAACAGCGTTGGGAATCATCCGCGTGCACCCTGCTGCCACGAATCGAGCAGCTGGTCAGACGTACCGCGGTCGAAGCGAACGTGCCGATTATCAAGGAACCCAAAGGTGACGAGCGTGGCGGCGTGTCCACGTTCGGAGGATTGCTCCGCAATCTAAGGAAGGCATCGCCGGACACATTTCCGGAGGAACTCGCGCGCCGTATCGACTTCTTGCTGACCGACGACATCCAGGGGTTCAACCTGCGGAACGAGATCCTCCACGGACTGGCCGAACGCCCGATTCAACAATGGGAAGCAACCGTCGTTGTGCTAGCGCTCCTTGAGATCCTGCTGTTCCAACCGGAAACGTGACGCTCTTCAGTCGCGGTCTGTTCTGCGTCGATCTTCGCCAGCGGAATGTCACAGTCCGTACATCTCAGGGACGGTCGCACCGAGACTGATAGCCCGCTCGCGAGCCCGCCAGGAGCAGTGCGCCCAACGTCCAGCGTCAGCGAGAGAGAGCAACAGCTCGCCCTGCCGGCCTTTCAGTCCGTCGATCTCGACCTGCCTACCGAGACGGATCAACTCTATTCTTGTGGGGCAATCCTTGTCGGACTACTTGATCGCAGCAGCAAGCTGGGCTGTGAAATCGTCAAGCACTTCTTCCTGCCAGGACTTCGCTGCATTATCCCGCCTGTCAGTCTGCTCAACGTTGCACACGTCCTGTTTGTCCCGGCGTCTGGGAAGGCCGTTTGGCCAACATCCGCCTGAACCGAGCGGCTTCCCAGTCGGATGGTTCGTAGAACTGTGCCTGACTGCTTGTCGTAAGCTCTTATGAGCTGAGTCCCTTGTACCCAACGCTTCATCGCAGGAGGCCACTCGGACAACGCGACCTGCTGCTTCACTTTGCCCGACGCTGTAACAACGTCATCACCCTGAGTCTTTGTTCCGTCGACGCCGTTCCGCGTCGCGTTTGCCCACCGGGCCGCGTGTTCCCTCCATGATGCCTCCAGGGCTCAGGACGCCACCACCCTCCAGGGGTTCGGGCTATCCGCTTGCTTTGGTGGGCGAGAACAGGACTCGAACCTGCGGACTCCGGGATATGAACCCGGCGAGCTACCAACTGCTCCATCTCGCTACGTGTGGACTAAGAAACACCACGCTTCAGCTAAGACGACACAGGCAGGAGGGCGAGTCCTAGCCCTCTTCCTCCAGGGGGCGAGCATTGTCCGGAGGGCAGAAACCCTCCGGCCATATTGGTTTCCTATCCCAATCCCAATGTGCTCCGGCGAACGCTTCTTCTTCGAGCGTCGATCCGGTGAAATCCGTCCCGGTCAGATTGGCTCCCTCGAAACTGGCCTCGATAAATCGAGTATCGGTTAAGGTCGCATAGCTCAGGTTGGCCTTCCGGAAGTTCGATCGACGCATGAAGCGGGCCTTCCGCATCACCACCGCCTCCATCTCGGCTGCCACGAACTGGCATTCCGTCCCCTCAATACCGTTCAGAATCGCCTGAAAGAGCTTTGCCCCGCTTAAGTCAGCCTTTACGAGTCCGCAATCCGTCATGTCGCACCATTCGAGGTCCGTATTATGCAGTGAACGTCCACTGAGTTGGAGTTCCGACATATCCGCCCTATGGAAAGAGCGGTTGTTCAGGTCGCGTTCAGACCAGATGAACAGTTGGAGCGCCTGACGGTCAGCGAGCTTCCGGTCTTGCTTGCGGGCTTCTAACGCTAGTTGGCGATCAAGTGTCCGGGCGGCCTCAGCGATTTCACGGTCCTGCTTGCGGGCATCCTCAGCGATCGTACGATCTTGCTCCCGTGCAGAGTCAGCGATCGCGCGATCTTCCTTACGTGAGTCCTCGTTCGCGAAGTTCGATGAGCAAGAAGAGTCCCGCAATGACGGAACCGCTAACCAACGCCGATCCGATCTCTCCCACGGCTAGGTCAATGTCGGAGTCAAAGTACCGGTCAAATATGTCGCTGAGCAAGAAGGTCGGCGGGTCAACGACAGCACCTGAGGACCACAGGATCAAGACGACCCCGAAAACACCAACTCCGGTTACCAGGCACCAAAACAGAATCCGAGTACATTTCTCCACCCGACCATCATCCCACGAACTAGGTCACGCCTACTGAGGTGTGGCATCCACCGGCCAGTTGTTGTCAGGTGGCGTGTACCCATCAGGCCAGATCGGCGGGTTAGCGGGGTCCCACTTCGCATGGATTAGCGAGGCTGCGAGCCGATTGGTTTTGGCCGCCAAGTACCAACCAGATTGTGTGGAATCGCCTTTGAACGACCCAAGGTTTGTGAGAAGCATGTTGGAGCCAGAAATGGTTACTTCTGGAAGAGATGCGCCGCTGAGTTTCGCAGTGCCCATCTCGGCCCCACTGAGGTCCGCACCCCGGAGATCCGCTTCCGACAAGTCTGCTCCATCGAATTCTGCATTTGACAGATTCGCTCCCCTAAGGACGGCATGTCTCAGGTCGGCGTAGGAGAAGTCAGATTCCTTCAGTGTCGCGAGTGAGAGGTCAACCCTGGATAGGTCAGCACCTCGAAATCGACTCCCGTGCAGGTCTCTTCCTTCAAGTCTGAGGTTGGATAGTTTCAGGCCGGAGAAGTCCCGGTCCGTCAAGTCGCGTTCCATGGCCAGCGCCAGTTGGTACTGCTCCCGAGTTTGACGTTCCGTAACGGCTTGTTCGATATGACGTTCTAACGAGAGCAACCCGAGGGAGATGACCACGCCGCTCACGAGAGCGCCGCCAACCTCTACCCGAGCTACGTCTTCTCTTTCGGCTCCGGATTGAAGGAAACCGAAGCCGAGAAGTCCGACGATGATGAAAGCGTAGACATGGAGGAAGAGCCTGACTCGTGGGAACATGTCCACGAGCATCCCACGAAGCTCGAAACTCGTACACGATGGCACTTGCTATGCAGACCGGGGCTTGCTTTTGGGGGGTGTAAGGGGTCACCCCACTTTGAGAACCGCGCCGGATCTGATGCGGGCGAGGATTGCTGGACTCTTGATACCTGAGTCGGTCACCATTGTGGTCGCTCAAGTAGGCTCGGTAGTGCGCCGTTCTCATCTGTCTGAGTGCCAGCGCTATGTTCTTGATCGGCGATCGAACATGTCGGGCTTGGTGGCAACTCATACTGCCGATCCTCGACACGCATCGGGTCTCCGCTCTGGCGTCGCTCGGGCCTATGAGGCTCATCCCTGTGCTCAGCGCTTGAAGAGGCAGGAGGGCGCAGGGATCGGTCGTGGACGATCTCACGTCGGTCTTGTCAGGCGTAGCATTGTTGCATGGGTCTCGGTCCGATAACTGAAGGGTATATAGGGGGCAATTCTTT
Coding sequences within it:
- the rph gene encoding ribonuclease PH — translated: MSPTPRADGRAPDELRPVTFERDATEFALGSVMASSGRTKVLCTVSLDEDVPRWMRGRGSGWVTAEYSMLPGSSPERIRRETKGPKGRTQEIQRLIGRSLRAVVDHEALGERQLLVDCDVLQADGGTRTTSITGAWLALWDACERLVAAGLVPANPILQPLAALSVGLVDGEARLDLPYEEDSRAEVDMNVVVAGDGRFVEVQGTAEGQPFSRNQLDELMVLAEGGAATLFDLQRSYTATPPEPRTIGRSD
- the rdgB gene encoding RdgB/HAM1 family non-canonical purine NTP pyrophosphatase; the encoded protein is MAERSRTIVLATDNPHKVTELSSLLAALSVPVEVLPRPEWLDDVDETGTTFVANADLKAIAVANAVGEWALADDSGLEVDALNGAPGVRSARFAADMATTERGGTPSSGNSTDEANRRALSDRLTEAGVGFRRSARFRCALALADPSGRVALRAEGAVEGEIITEQRGDGGFGYDPMFVPDDGDGSTFAEMDSDAKAAISHRGRALAELIRIIEASGWPEDT
- a CDS encoding HNH endonuclease, with product MANDQVLVLNVSYEPVILIHWHRAICLVMAEKVTVEAVEEGRALRSATAEFPYPAVVRLRRYVPATRASSLGCSRRSVLRRDGFLCAYRASSPVCATRAASVDHVVPRSRGGGDEPTNLVAACVPCNQLKANSTLRELGWSLHRVDPAHATPLFDLDDVPVAWRPFLPVAA
- a CDS encoding pentapeptide repeat-containing protein, with product MRDSSCSSNFANEDSRKEDRAIADSAREQDRTIAEDARKQDREIAEAARTLDRQLALEARKQDRKLADRQALQLFIWSERDLNNRSFHRADMSELQLSGRSLHNTDLEWCDMTDCGLVKADLSGAKLFQAILNGIEGTECQFVAAEMEAVVMRKARFMRRSNFRKANLSYATLTDTRFIEASFEGANLTGTDFTGSTLEEEAFAGAHWDWDRKPIWPEGFCPPDNARPLEEEG
- a CDS encoding pentapeptide repeat-containing protein, with the protein product MLVDMFPRVRLFLHVYAFIIVGLLGFGFLQSGAEREDVARVEVGGALVSGVVISLGLLSLERHIEQAVTERQTREQYQLALAMERDLTDRDFSGLKLSNLRLEGRDLHGSRFRGADLSRVDLSLATLKESDFSYADLRHAVLRGANLSNAEFDGADLSEADLRGADLSGAEMGTAKLSGASLPEVTISGSNMLLTNLGSFKGDSTQSGWYLAAKTNRLAASLIHAKWDPANPPIWPDGYTPPDNNWPVDATPQ